A single Leptospiraceae bacterium DNA region contains:
- the purH gene encoding bifunctional phosphoribosylaminoimidazolecarboxamide formyltransferase/IMP cyclohydrolase — MIKIQRALISVYDKTGILELSKHLLKYQVEIISTGGTYKYLQENQIPVKSIEEVTQFPEILDGRVKTLHPVIHAGILANLSNPEHRRTLEEMNISKIDMVVVNLYPFVKSFLKYPNLSTLEEELEIIENIDIGGPTLIRASAKNYFHTVVVCDPSDYVELIKELDMLNGYVSQHTSLRLAAKAFRITSSYDAIISEYFRKKTQEDFPDIITIPLKKVHPLRYGENPHQKAHFYRDLLSIHRDAPNELGFIIHQGKELSFNNLLDLTAAMQCAASLPHYGVAIVKHLNPSGAAYATDEKELVDAFLLARRCDPVSAFGGIIAINGIVQEELAEKITEQFVECVIAREYTKEALKIFEKKANIRIVELPQPEVLLMPQKELRFAMNGYLYQDMDVSYNDRENWRVVTQKQPTEDDWLGLEFAWKVVKFVKSNAIIFTSKNATLAIGAGQMSRVDSAELAVRKAIKNGISLKDSYVASDAFFPFKDGLEIVAKAGARAVIQPGGSIRDQEVIDTANEYGIAMVFTDMRHFRH; from the coding sequence ATGATCAAAATCCAACGAGCATTGATCTCAGTTTACGACAAAACAGGCATACTGGAATTATCAAAGCATTTGTTGAAATATCAAGTAGAAATCATATCCACTGGAGGAACTTATAAATACTTACAAGAAAACCAAATCCCTGTAAAATCCATAGAAGAAGTCACGCAATTCCCAGAGATTCTGGATGGGAGAGTCAAAACCTTACACCCCGTCATTCATGCAGGGATATTAGCCAACCTATCCAATCCTGAACATCGTAGAACCTTAGAAGAAATGAATATCTCAAAAATTGACATGGTGGTAGTAAACCTTTACCCCTTTGTAAAATCTTTTTTAAAGTACCCCAATCTTTCTACTCTCGAAGAAGAACTCGAAATCATTGAAAACATTGACATTGGAGGTCCTACCCTCATCAGAGCTTCAGCCAAAAATTATTTTCATACTGTCGTTGTATGTGATCCTTCTGATTACGTTGAACTTATCAAAGAATTAGATATGTTAAATGGATATGTTTCCCAGCATACATCCCTTCGGCTTGCTGCAAAGGCATTTCGTATCACTTCTTCTTATGATGCAATTATCTCAGAGTATTTTAGAAAGAAAACCCAAGAAGATTTTCCAGACATTATCACAATTCCATTAAAAAAAGTCCATCCTTTACGATATGGAGAGAATCCTCACCAAAAAGCCCATTTTTATCGGGATTTGCTTTCTATTCATCGAGATGCTCCGAATGAGTTGGGTTTTATCATCCATCAAGGGAAAGAACTTTCATTCAACAACTTGTTGGATTTGACTGCAGCCATGCAATGCGCAGCTTCTTTGCCTCATTACGGTGTTGCCATTGTAAAACACCTAAATCCGTCAGGAGCAGCCTATGCCACAGATGAAAAAGAATTGGTGGATGCCTTCCTTTTGGCACGTAGATGTGATCCCGTAAGTGCTTTTGGAGGAATTATCGCAATCAATGGTATCGTTCAAGAAGAATTAGCCGAAAAAATCACCGAACAATTCGTGGAGTGTGTAATAGCCAGAGAATATACAAAAGAAGCATTAAAAATCTTTGAAAAAAAAGCAAATATAAGGATTGTGGAGCTTCCACAACCCGAGGTTCTTTTAATGCCTCAAAAAGAATTACGTTTTGCGATGAATGGTTATCTCTATCAAGATATGGATGTATCTTATAACGATAGAGAAAATTGGCGAGTGGTGACTCAAAAACAACCCACAGAAGATGATTGGCTTGGGCTTGAGTTTGCTTGGAAGGTTGTGAAATTTGTAAAATCCAATGCCATTATATTTACGAGCAAAAATGCTACACTGGCAATCGGGGCTGGACAGATGAGCCGCGTTGATTCTGCCGAACTCGCTGTTCGTAAAGCCATCAAAAATGGTATCAGCCTTAAAGACTCTTATGTAGCTTCTGATGCGTTTTTCCCTTTCAAAGACGGATTAGAAATAGTAGCCAAGGCTGGAGCCAGAGCTGTAATACAACCCGGTGGTTCCATCAGAGATCAAGAAGTTATAGACACTGCCAATGAATACGGAATCGCCATGGTTTTTACCGACATGAGGCATTTTCGACACTAA
- a CDS encoding M23 family metallopeptidase has product MQYHKRFQQRYDVKRIEFKGKLSITHIGGGKFVYTIPTKSKPHVGRIDFSELPYKKISLVAGFSVSGFLLFFMVFSKSGVATTNEKKPILTESREKQVSEVMELTKFNPEEIERKSEEYKNRLLKEDTEVEKALQDKKVKYISYTVREGDTLNAIAAKYRIPAKFIITENQLKDHTKLKVGQVLKIPNKAGIFYKIKKGDRLVQIAEKYQILVEDIIKDNELVSYAILPVGKKIFLPNAVIPEPPPIWVSPVKGKISSHFGYRIHPLFGYRHFHSGIDISLHYEPVRAARDGIVYFAGFLGGYGKTIILKHGSDYKTLYAHLSKIRVREGQMVKAGQVIGISGNTGLSTGPHLHFEVIYRDKAINPLKYVKF; this is encoded by the coding sequence ATGCAGTATCACAAGCGATTCCAACAAAGATATGATGTAAAGCGAATTGAATTTAAAGGAAAATTATCTATAACCCACATAGGGGGTGGGAAGTTTGTCTATACTATTCCAACGAAAAGTAAACCTCATGTCGGGAGGATTGATTTTTCAGAATTACCTTACAAAAAAATAAGTCTGGTAGCGGGATTTTCGGTTTCTGGCTTTCTCTTGTTCTTTATGGTATTTTCCAAAAGTGGAGTCGCTACAACCAATGAAAAAAAACCCATATTAACCGAATCAAGAGAAAAACAAGTTTCTGAGGTAATGGAACTCACAAAATTCAATCCCGAAGAGATTGAACGAAAATCCGAAGAATACAAAAACCGACTTTTGAAAGAAGACACAGAAGTAGAAAAAGCTTTACAAGATAAAAAAGTAAAGTATATTAGTTATACAGTTAGAGAAGGTGATACTTTAAATGCTATTGCGGCTAAATATCGAATCCCGGCAAAGTTTATTATAACAGAAAATCAGTTAAAGGATCATACGAAACTTAAAGTGGGGCAGGTCTTGAAGATACCCAACAAAGCAGGGATATTTTATAAAATCAAAAAAGGAGATCGGTTAGTGCAGATAGCAGAAAAGTACCAAATCCTTGTGGAGGATATTATTAAAGACAATGAACTTGTGAGTTATGCCATTTTACCTGTTGGGAAAAAAATTTTTCTACCTAATGCTGTGATACCTGAACCACCGCCTATTTGGGTTTCTCCTGTGAAGGGAAAGATCTCTTCGCATTTCGGATATCGAATACATCCTTTGTTTGGATATAGACATTTTCACTCTGGGATTGATATTTCTTTGCATTATGAACCCGTGAGGGCAGCACGAGATGGGATTGTTTACTTTGCCGGGTTTTTGGGTGGATATGGAAAAACTATCATATTGAAGCATGGTTCTGATTATAAAACATTATATGCCCATTTGAGTAAAATACGTGTAAGAGAAGGTCAAATGGTAAAGGCAGGTCAAGTGATTGGAATTTCAGGGAATACTGGGTTATCAACAGGTCCTCATTTGCATTTTGAAGTTATATATAGAGACAAAGCAATCAATCCATTAAAATACGTTAAGTTTTAA
- a CDS encoding TonB-dependent receptor — protein sequence MKKKRLHLRAMKNVLIGFWFFFSFVSLASQEYVIIVKSKSEERTPQKEEIYIPKDSFHYTLDKLLEKENGVLIQKFGGEGSYSLIRIRGSNANQVHLYLDGIPLNFASYSEVDVSDLSLWNYQKIEFQKNGSMTGLVGSSIGGSINLIPNYETERNQVFLHGGSFGTFGGGINYNFAWKDHTQEPKFYLGIAAMSESSKQDYEFLNHNGTIYFNRLDDYKDKQRNAYYRKTSGLITSSFSLGKTQVRILNDSFYRVHGIPGPITRQTEKTKREHFRNTSGIRIVSKGIFWGNFQLDTRWYYTYIKNRFYDPRNELAFSSNNSRAELNNKGVHLIPGWSFIITQNFWYKTQFLLGYEEEYFFENRYSNFNIKTTEIPEKKRYHYSFHFHQQFSFFDEFIEFLPEFRYEEYRNNFLIETRTKQLLTIDEIKKDESKISFVNSLYSLIFNLIKNQNQKWNFFIKYHQEKRIPSFIELFGEKGSIVPNLKLRPEQSYNSEVGSIFQFKNIFLDVRGYYRWVRDLIRFLPNSQFSLRAENIQRARIRGFETTAKYKHDWFQIYLAYQYMQAKRIGTSRSAQEEIYIPLMPLHTFKGGIHLFPENTWEFQIEGIYYGAFFRNESNDYFSYQPRKWIFHFTMIYRYQKQLLAYLEVRNTQNLLYEDIIGYPLPGRSYVLGVKYFFD from the coding sequence ATGAAAAAGAAGAGACTTCATCTTCGAGCTATGAAAAACGTCTTGATAGGTTTTTGGTTTTTTTTCTCTTTTGTTTCTTTGGCATCTCAAGAGTATGTGATCATTGTAAAGTCGAAATCCGAAGAACGAACACCCCAAAAAGAAGAAATCTACATTCCAAAAGATAGCTTTCATTATACGTTGGATAAATTGTTAGAAAAAGAAAATGGAGTTTTAATTCAGAAATTCGGCGGTGAAGGTAGTTATTCTCTGATTCGGATTCGGGGAAGTAATGCCAATCAAGTTCATCTTTATTTAGATGGTATTCCCTTGAACTTTGCATCGTATAGTGAGGTGGATGTATCAGACCTGAGCTTATGGAACTACCAAAAAATAGAATTCCAAAAAAACGGGAGCATGACGGGATTAGTGGGAAGTAGTATTGGAGGAAGTATTAACCTCATACCAAACTACGAAACCGAAAGAAATCAAGTTTTTCTACATGGGGGGAGCTTTGGAACTTTTGGAGGAGGTATTAACTACAACTTTGCATGGAAGGATCATACGCAAGAACCCAAGTTCTATTTGGGGATTGCTGCTATGAGTGAAAGCTCAAAACAAGATTATGAGTTTCTTAATCACAATGGGACAATTTACTTTAATCGTTTAGATGATTACAAAGACAAACAGAGAAATGCCTACTATCGAAAAACAAGTGGACTCATTACTTCGTCCTTCTCGTTAGGGAAAACTCAGGTGCGGATTCTCAATGATTCGTTTTATCGTGTTCATGGAATACCCGGTCCTATCACAAGACAAACAGAAAAAACGAAAAGAGAGCATTTTCGAAATACCTCAGGGATACGAATAGTATCAAAGGGCATCTTTTGGGGAAACTTCCAACTCGATACCCGTTGGTATTATACCTACATCAAAAATCGGTTTTACGATCCTCGAAACGAATTGGCATTTAGTAGCAACAATAGCAGAGCTGAACTCAACAATAAAGGTGTTCATCTAATCCCAGGGTGGAGTTTTATCATAACCCAAAATTTTTGGTATAAAACTCAATTTCTTTTGGGATACGAAGAAGAATATTTTTTTGAAAATCGCTACTCCAACTTCAACATCAAAACCACAGAAATTCCCGAAAAAAAGCGTTATCATTATAGTTTTCACTTTCATCAGCAATTTTCTTTTTTTGATGAATTCATAGAATTTCTGCCAGAATTTCGCTATGAAGAATACCGTAATAACTTTCTCATAGAAACCCGAACCAAACAACTCCTTACAATAGATGAAATCAAAAAAGACGAAAGTAAAATTTCTTTTGTGAATAGTTTGTATTCTCTCATATTCAATTTGATAAAAAATCAAAATCAAAAGTGGAATTTTTTTATAAAATATCATCAAGAAAAACGAATCCCTTCCTTTATTGAGCTTTTTGGAGAAAAAGGTTCTATTGTTCCCAATTTGAAGCTCCGTCCAGAACAATCTTATAACAGCGAAGTAGGAAGTATCTTTCAGTTTAAAAACATATTTCTTGATGTTCGAGGATATTATCGATGGGTTCGAGATTTGATTCGTTTTTTACCCAATTCTCAGTTTTCATTGAGAGCAGAAAACATCCAAAGAGCTCGCATTCGTGGTTTCGAAACAACAGCAAAATACAAGCATGATTGGTTTCAGATTTATCTGGCTTATCAATACATGCAGGCAAAGAGAATTGGAACAAGTCGAAGTGCTCAAGAAGAAATTTATATCCCCTTGATGCCGCTTCATACCTTCAAAGGAGGAATCCATCTCTTTCCTGAAAACACATGGGAATTTCAAATTGAAGGAATTTACTATGGAGCCTTTTTCCGTAATGAGTCCAATGATTACTTCTCCTACCAGCCAAGAAAGTGGATTTTTCATTTTACTATGATCTATCGTTATCAAAAACAATTACTGGCTTATCTTGAGGTTCGAAATACCCAAAACCTTCTTTACGAAGACATCATAGGTTATCCTTTACCAGGAAGGAGTTATGTTCTTGGTGTTAAATACTTTTTCGATTAG
- the purN gene encoding phosphoribosylglycinamide formyltransferase: MYRLLALASGRGSNFLAILKAIESKEIPNAKMVGLITDRENTGAEQHARNYQIPVKVIPFKNYSQKEDFHRDLLEAAKSFEPDLILGAGFMRILSKEFVQTFENRIMNIHPSLLPSFPGLHAQRQAWEYGVKVSGCTVHFIDENVDTGPIILQKAVEIPEGATEKEIADLILQEEHKLYVKAIKLFCENKLEIRPSPNQKRKIVIIKS; the protein is encoded by the coding sequence ATGTATCGCCTTTTGGCATTAGCTTCTGGAAGAGGTAGCAATTTCTTAGCCATACTCAAAGCGATTGAATCCAAAGAAATCCCGAATGCCAAGATGGTGGGACTAATAACCGATAGAGAAAACACAGGAGCTGAGCAACACGCAAGAAATTATCAAATCCCAGTAAAAGTCATTCCTTTTAAAAATTACTCTCAAAAAGAGGATTTCCACAGAGACCTGCTTGAGGCGGCAAAATCTTTTGAACCTGATCTGATTTTGGGAGCTGGCTTTATGAGAATCTTATCAAAAGAATTTGTACAAACTTTCGAAAACAGAATTATGAACATCCATCCTTCTTTACTACCTTCTTTTCCGGGGCTTCATGCTCAAAGGCAGGCATGGGAATATGGTGTTAAGGTCTCTGGCTGCACAGTCCACTTTATTGATGAAAACGTGGATACCGGTCCCATCATTTTACAAAAAGCCGTTGAAATCCCCGAAGGCGCTACCGAAAAAGAGATCGCAGACTTGATTTTACAAGAAGAACATAAACTTTACGTTAAAGCCATAAAGCTTTTTTGTGAAAACAAATTAGAAATACGACCTTCCCCCAACCAAAAACGAAAAATAGTCATCATTAAATCATAG
- the cysK gene encoding cysteine synthase A, which produces MRIYEDNSYAIGNTPLVKINRISKGSFATIVAKIEGRNPAYSVKCRIGASMIWDAEKRGILKPGMEIVEPTSGNTGIALAFVAAARGYKLTLTMPESMSIERRKVLRILGANLILTEASKGMRGAIEKANEIVNSNPKRYFMPQQFENPANPYIHETTTGPEIWNDTDGQIDILVAGVGTGGTITGVSRYIKKTKGKPIKSVAVEPIHSPVITQTLRGEPLTPSPHKIQGIGAGFVPKNLDLSLVDEVETVSNEEAIEMAKRLAKEEGILSGISSGAAMVAALRQANRPENEGKLIVVVLPDAAERYLSSVLFEGMFADLEVAKAGSVL; this is translated from the coding sequence ATGAGAATATATGAAGACAATTCCTATGCGATCGGGAACACACCATTGGTAAAAATCAATCGGATTTCAAAAGGCTCCTTTGCAACCATAGTTGCCAAGATTGAAGGAAGAAACCCTGCTTATTCTGTGAAGTGCAGGATTGGAGCAAGCATGATTTGGGACGCAGAAAAAAGAGGAATCTTAAAACCAGGAATGGAAATTGTTGAACCTACTTCTGGAAATACGGGGATTGCTTTAGCATTCGTTGCTGCGGCTAGAGGCTATAAGTTAACCCTCACCATGCCAGAGAGCATGTCAATTGAACGAAGAAAGGTACTTCGGATTTTGGGGGCAAATCTCATCCTCACAGAAGCCTCTAAGGGAATGAGGGGAGCTATCGAAAAAGCCAATGAGATCGTAAATAGCAATCCAAAAAGATACTTCATGCCACAGCAATTTGAAAATCCTGCCAATCCTTACATTCATGAAACAACTACAGGTCCCGAGATTTGGAATGATACGGACGGACAGATTGATATTTTAGTTGCAGGTGTTGGAACAGGAGGAACCATCACTGGTGTTAGTCGTTATATCAAAAAAACTAAAGGAAAACCCATTAAATCCGTCGCCGTAGAACCAATTCATTCCCCTGTGATCACACAAACCCTCAGAGGAGAACCATTGACACCTAGCCCACATAAGATACAAGGAATTGGTGCTGGATTTGTGCCAAAGAATTTGGATTTGTCCTTGGTCGATGAAGTAGAAACCGTAAGTAATGAGGAAGCCATTGAGATGGCAAAAAGACTCGCCAAAGAAGAAGGAATTCTCAGTGGGATCTCAAGTGGTGCTGCTATGGTCGCAGCTCTTAGACAAGCAAATCGACCAGAAAACGAAGGAAAACTAATTGTCGTTGTTTTACCAGATGCAGCAGAACGATACCTATCGTCAGTTTTATTCGAAGGCATGTTCGCAGATTTAGAAGTGGCAAAAGCAGGTTCAGTTTTATAA
- a CDS encoding SDR family oxidoreductase: protein MKNYFLLGASKGIGFGIALELVKKGNRVFLGSRNPTNLEKAKEILDQIQPNFTLYESVDVSSYESMERWFNVGISKFGTIDGLLINYGGPPAGSFFDFHDKDWQQAFEFMLLNPIRLLRLSYPYLKQSQGSVLVITSLAVKEPIENLLLSNVFRSAITSLIKTLSFEWAPEVRLNCLMPGRIDTDRIRELEEKNATKWQKTASEIREEFLKKIPLKRYGTIEEIGKTGAFLLSEESSYITGTSILVDGGISRSLF, encoded by the coding sequence ATGAAAAACTATTTTCTTCTTGGGGCAAGTAAAGGTATTGGATTTGGTATTGCTCTCGAGCTTGTGAAGAAAGGCAACAGAGTCTTCTTAGGAAGTAGAAATCCAACCAACTTGGAAAAAGCCAAAGAAATCTTGGATCAAATCCAACCTAATTTTACTTTATATGAAAGTGTCGATGTTTCGTCGTATGAGTCTATGGAACGTTGGTTCAACGTTGGGATTTCTAAATTCGGGACTATTGATGGTTTACTTATCAATTATGGGGGACCTCCGGCTGGATCATTTTTTGATTTTCATGATAAAGACTGGCAACAAGCTTTTGAGTTCATGCTTCTTAATCCTATTCGATTGCTGAGACTTTCTTATCCTTACTTAAAGCAAAGTCAAGGTTCGGTTTTAGTGATCACTTCCTTAGCAGTGAAAGAACCCATTGAAAATTTACTTTTGTCAAATGTATTTCGTTCTGCCATCACTTCTTTGATCAAAACTCTGTCTTTTGAGTGGGCACCGGAAGTGCGGTTGAATTGCCTCATGCCTGGACGAATTGATACGGATCGCATAAGAGAACTCGAAGAAAAAAATGCCACGAAGTGGCAAAAAACAGCCAGTGAAATCAGGGAAGAATTCCTAAAGAAAATCCCCCTAAAAAGATACGGAACCATAGAAGAAATCGGAAAGACGGGGGCTTTCCTCCTTTCAGAGGAATCAAGCTATATCACGGGAACAAGTATTTTAGTGGATGGAGGAATCTCTCGTAGTCTATTTTGA
- a CDS encoding polymer-forming cytoskeletal protein: MAGKNESLNSVIGPGSIFEGKFYISGSLRIDGKFQGEIKTEDELVVGETGKVKTNIKARSVSIAGTMIGNIQASEEVRIEKNGKLLGDIETPVLYLTPGVIVKGMVTITGGQKKDIEKLIEESFGETFPMKEKEEEKKETQKKK; this comes from the coding sequence ATGGCTGGGAAAAATGAGTCTTTAAATAGTGTAATCGGTCCTGGTTCCATTTTCGAAGGAAAATTTTATATCTCGGGTTCTTTACGTATTGATGGTAAATTTCAAGGAGAAATCAAAACCGAAGATGAATTAGTCGTCGGCGAAACAGGAAAAGTCAAAACCAATATCAAAGCCAGAAGTGTGTCCATAGCAGGAACTATGATCGGAAACATTCAAGCGTCCGAAGAAGTGCGTATCGAAAAAAACGGAAAACTCTTAGGAGACATAGAAACCCCTGTATTGTATTTGACTCCAGGTGTGATTGTAAAAGGTATGGTAACGATAACAGGAGGACAAAAAAAGGATATTGAAAAACTGATTGAAGAGTCCTTTGGAGAAACTTTCCCAATGAAAGAAAAAGAAGAAGAAAAAAAAGAAACCCAAAAGAAAAAATAA
- the lexA gene encoding transcriptional repressor LexA, producing the protein MKDLTQKQKQILEFITRYTKEKNYPPSIREIAEHFKITPKGAYDHLKAIEKKGFIKTEKNRSRAIEIVKSQEQQEFIKIPLLGRIAAGAPILAEENIEDYLTFPRAILPANSEKEIFALRVTGDSMIDAKIHDGDIAIIRKTSIAENGDIVVALIGDEATLKYFYKEKDHVRLEPANPKYKPIITKEVIILGKMIGLYKRFE; encoded by the coding sequence ATGAAGGATTTAACTCAAAAACAAAAGCAAATTCTAGAATTCATTACGAGATATACCAAAGAAAAAAATTATCCTCCCTCCATACGAGAGATAGCCGAACATTTTAAAATCACACCGAAAGGTGCCTATGATCACCTAAAGGCGATCGAAAAAAAAGGCTTCATTAAAACCGAAAAAAACCGAAGCCGAGCCATCGAGATCGTAAAATCCCAAGAACAACAAGAATTCATCAAAATCCCGCTTTTAGGAAGGATCGCAGCAGGAGCTCCCATCTTAGCCGAAGAAAACATCGAAGATTATTTGACCTTCCCAAGAGCGATTTTGCCTGCGAATTCCGAAAAAGAAATCTTTGCGTTGCGGGTTACGGGGGACTCTATGATTGATGCAAAAATCCACGACGGTGACATTGCCATCATTCGAAAAACATCAATCGCAGAAAATGGCGACATCGTAGTAGCTCTAATTGGAGATGAAGCTACATTGAAATATTTCTATAAAGAAAAAGATCATGTTCGTTTGGAACCCGCAAATCCCAAGTATAAACCCATCATCACAAAAGAAGTGATCATTTTAGGAAAAATGATTGGATTATACAAGCGATTTGAGTAA